Proteins from one uncultured Cohaesibacter sp. genomic window:
- a CDS encoding DUF1214 domain-containing protein — translation MRLIGDIILFAVVAIGLGIGSAYFAVNHADRFGLFQIGPWHAWPDAAGPDVNPYSRADQARRGSLKLASGEGIAFVATTDDKGTPLDGACHYRVEGSELPSRIWTLTLTTKSGELIDNPSNRYSLHSQDVARVSGSRFDIVTGPEIVGGNWLQSPASIPFKLVLRLYETPHTSGGGYSEIKLPSIETMGCP, via the coding sequence GTGCGCCTAATCGGAGATATCATTCTTTTTGCTGTTGTCGCCATCGGCCTCGGCATTGGTAGCGCTTATTTTGCTGTCAATCACGCAGATCGTTTCGGGCTGTTCCAAATCGGCCCCTGGCACGCTTGGCCAGATGCAGCAGGGCCGGACGTCAATCCCTACTCCCGCGCAGATCAGGCGCGGCGCGGCTCGCTGAAGTTAGCATCGGGAGAAGGCATCGCCTTTGTTGCCACGACGGATGACAAAGGCACGCCGCTGGATGGCGCCTGTCACTATCGCGTCGAAGGGAGCGAGCTGCCTTCGCGCATATGGACCTTGACGCTGACGACGAAATCTGGCGAGTTGATTGACAATCCATCCAATCGTTATAGCCTGCATAGTCAGGATGTGGCCCGTGTGAGTGGCAGCAGATTTGATATCGTAACCGGCCCCGAGATCGTGGGGGGAAACTGGTTGCAGAGTCCAGCTAGCATTCCTTTCAAGCTTGTACTGCGGCTCTATGAGACGCCCCATACCAGCGGGGGTGGATACTCGGAAATCAAGCTTCCATCAATAGAAACGATGGGATGCCCATGA